A stretch of Microbacterium caowuchunii DNA encodes these proteins:
- a CDS encoding enoyl-CoA hydratase/isomerase family protein: MIDLRIDDDVAHVVLDAPGKLNALDEQSLRDLDAAYAEAETAAVRALVLRGEGRAFCAGRDIAGVDPATDDVRGYLEGLLAPLLRRMADFPAPTFAAAHGACLGVGLGLLVATDVVYVADTAKVGSPFAALGAVLDSGGHALFYERLGAHRTLDLIYSGDLLSGAEAVRLGLFSRSLPADEVLPAVEAAARAAAAGPTQAFLASKRIIAAIREDGAGLWDVVSAENSAQARLRDTEDYREGFAAFGAKRPPVFRGH; the protein is encoded by the coding sequence ATGATCGATCTGCGCATCGACGACGACGTCGCGCACGTGGTGCTCGACGCTCCGGGAAAGCTCAACGCCCTCGACGAGCAGTCCCTGCGCGATCTCGACGCCGCGTACGCGGAGGCCGAGACCGCCGCGGTGCGAGCGCTCGTGCTGCGCGGTGAGGGGCGCGCGTTCTGCGCCGGGCGCGACATCGCGGGCGTCGACCCGGCGACGGACGACGTGCGCGGCTACCTGGAGGGCCTGCTCGCCCCGCTCCTGCGACGGATGGCGGACTTCCCGGCGCCGACGTTCGCCGCTGCGCACGGCGCGTGCCTCGGCGTCGGGCTGGGTCTGCTCGTCGCCACGGACGTCGTCTACGTCGCCGACACCGCGAAGGTCGGCTCGCCGTTCGCTGCGCTCGGCGCCGTGCTCGACTCCGGCGGCCACGCCCTGTTCTACGAGCGGCTGGGCGCCCACCGCACCCTCGACCTCATCTACTCGGGCGATCTGCTGTCCGGTGCGGAAGCGGTGCGGCTGGGACTGTTCTCCCGGAGCCTGCCGGCGGACGAGGTGCTGCCCGCCGTGGAGGCCGCGGCCCGCGCCGCCGCCGCCGGGCCGACGCAGGCGTTCCTCGCCAGCAAGCGCATCATCGCCGCCATCCGGGAGGACGGGGCCGGGCTCTGGGACGTGGTGAGTGCGGAGAACAGCGCGCAGGCGCGGCTGCGGGACACCGAGGACTACCGCGAGGGGTTCGCCGCGTTCGGCGCGAAGCGCCCGCCGGTGTTCCGCGGGCACTGA
- the paaE gene encoding 1,2-phenylacetyl-CoA epoxidase subunit PaaE, translating to MATSTTRSRARFHRLRVAEVRALTADAVEVTFAVPAELVAEYDFLPGQYVALRARIDGHEARRSYSLCRPPAPGSLSIAIKRNHGGWFSAWAQSGLRPGDEIDVMSPQGTFTTGLPDLDAAHVAGIAAGSGITPMMALATDVLAASPTSRFTLVYTNRSTLDVMFLDDLADLKDRHPTRFALHHVLSREQRAAPVLSGRIDEERLRRILEGLVRPATVDEWFLCGPLELVQLCRRTLADVGVDDAHIRYELFTTGESRGPTGPRPPVTVRADEPVHTIEFTLDGQSTRVDTPVSARESILDAALRVRPDVPFACAGGVCGTCRARVLTGSVTMTENYALEPDELERGYVLTCQSHPTSDRVTVDYDN from the coding sequence ATGGCGACCTCGACCACGCGCTCCCGTGCCCGGTTCCACCGGCTGCGCGTCGCGGAGGTGCGGGCGCTGACGGCGGACGCGGTGGAGGTCACCTTCGCGGTGCCGGCGGAGCTGGTCGCGGAGTACGACTTCCTGCCCGGGCAGTACGTCGCCCTGCGTGCCCGTATCGACGGCCACGAGGCGCGCCGCTCCTACTCGCTGTGCCGTCCGCCGGCGCCCGGCTCGCTCAGCATCGCCATCAAGCGCAATCACGGCGGGTGGTTCTCCGCATGGGCGCAGAGCGGGTTGCGTCCGGGCGATGAGATCGACGTGATGAGCCCGCAGGGGACGTTCACCACCGGTCTGCCCGATCTGGATGCCGCGCACGTCGCCGGGATCGCTGCGGGCTCCGGGATCACGCCGATGATGGCGCTGGCGACGGACGTGCTCGCCGCGTCGCCCACCTCCCGATTCACACTCGTCTACACCAACCGGTCGACGCTCGACGTGATGTTCCTGGACGACCTGGCCGATCTGAAGGACCGCCACCCCACGCGGTTCGCCCTCCACCATGTGCTCTCCCGTGAGCAGCGCGCCGCCCCCGTGCTCTCCGGGCGCATCGACGAGGAGCGTCTGCGCCGCATCCTGGAGGGTCTCGTGCGTCCCGCCACGGTGGACGAGTGGTTCCTGTGCGGCCCGCTCGAGCTGGTCCAGCTGTGCCGGCGGACGCTCGCCGACGTCGGCGTGGACGACGCGCACATCCGCTACGAGCTGTTCACCACGGGGGAGTCCCGCGGGCCCACGGGTCCCCGCCCGCCGGTGACGGTGCGCGCGGACGAGCCGGTGCACACGATCGAGTTCACGCTCGACGGGCAGTCCACCCGGGTGGACACACCGGTCAGCGCGCGCGAATCCATCCTGGACGCCGCCCTCCGGGTCCGCCCCGACGTGCCCTTCGCCTGCGCGGGGGGAGTGTGCGGGACCTGCCGCGCGCGGGTGCTCACCGGGTCGGTGACCATGACCGAGAACTACGCCCTCGAACCCGATGAGCTCGAGCGCGGCTACGTGCTGACGTGCCAGTCCCATCCGACATCCGACCGGGTCACGGTCGACTACGACAACTGA
- the paaD gene encoding 1,2-phenylacetyl-CoA epoxidase subunit PaaD produces MVTTRTGVWAIAARVCDPEVPVLTIEDLGILRDVREEGGTVRVTITPTYSGCPAMDVIRQDLALAFAAEGYGRVEVDLVLAPAWTTDWMSEEGKRKLTAYGIAPPPGRAGVPSGPVRVRIGVRCPRCGSLDTREVARFGSTSCKALYECCSCLEPFDFFKVH; encoded by the coding sequence ATGGTGACGACGCGGACCGGGGTGTGGGCGATCGCCGCCCGCGTGTGCGACCCGGAGGTGCCGGTGCTCACGATCGAGGACCTCGGCATCCTGCGCGACGTCCGCGAGGAGGGCGGCACCGTCCGGGTGACGATCACGCCGACCTACTCCGGATGCCCCGCCATGGACGTCATCCGGCAGGATCTCGCGCTCGCCTTCGCAGCCGAGGGGTACGGACGCGTCGAGGTCGACCTCGTCCTCGCCCCGGCGTGGACGACGGACTGGATGAGCGAGGAGGGGAAGCGCAAACTCACCGCCTACGGCATCGCGCCGCCCCCCGGGCGAGCGGGCGTACCGTCGGGGCCGGTGCGCGTCCGGATCGGGGTCCGGTGCCCGCGGTGCGGCTCGCTCGATACGCGGGAGGTGGCGCGCTTCGGCTCGACCTCGTGCAAGGCGCTCTACGAATGCTGCTCCTGCCTGGAGCCGTTCGACTTCTTCAAGGTGCACTGA
- the paaC gene encoding 1,2-phenylacetyl-CoA epoxidase subunit PaaC: MSALPHSTAADDPHGDVTLDEVALDAELIGEGGGAGSADAAEYALWLGDDALVLSQQLSGWVAHAPELEEDVALANIALDLLGHARSLLHHAGGFDGRTEDDLAYWRDEHEFRSSWLVEQPNGDFAHTIARQLAASAYMFELYRALAGSADPTLAAIAAKAVKEVDYHRDHAVQWTLRLAGGTEESRRRMTRAMDDVWPYVDELFRDEEIIDRLEGVAVRPSLLRPGFDDTIATVLAEAGMDVPGREPAQGRGRSGGHFPTLGPLLAEMQVLARQHPGATW, from the coding sequence ATGAGCGCCTTGCCGCACTCCACCGCAGCCGACGATCCGCACGGCGACGTCACGCTGGACGAGGTCGCGCTGGATGCCGAACTGATCGGCGAGGGCGGCGGCGCAGGGTCCGCCGACGCCGCGGAGTACGCGCTGTGGCTGGGGGACGACGCGCTCGTGCTCTCCCAGCAGCTGAGCGGGTGGGTGGCCCATGCGCCGGAGCTCGAGGAGGACGTGGCCCTCGCGAACATCGCACTGGATCTCCTCGGTCACGCCCGCTCCCTGCTGCACCACGCGGGCGGCTTCGATGGGCGGACCGAGGACGACCTGGCGTACTGGCGGGACGAGCACGAGTTCCGCAGCTCCTGGCTCGTGGAACAGCCCAACGGCGACTTCGCCCACACGATCGCCCGTCAACTCGCCGCATCCGCGTACATGTTCGAGCTGTACCGCGCGCTGGCAGGTTCGGCGGACCCGACGCTCGCCGCGATCGCGGCGAAGGCGGTCAAGGAGGTCGACTACCACCGTGACCACGCCGTGCAGTGGACGCTGCGTCTGGCCGGCGGGACCGAGGAGTCCCGCCGCCGGATGACGCGGGCGATGGACGACGTCTGGCCCTACGTCGACGAGCTGTTCCGCGACGAGGAGATCATCGACCGCCTCGAGGGCGTCGCCGTGCGCCCGTCCCTGCTCCGTCCGGGTTTCGACGACACGATCGCGACGGTGCTCGCCGAGGCGGGGATGGACGTCCCGGGTCGCGAGCCCGCGCAGGGCCGGGGACGATCCGGCGGCCACTTCCCGACGCTCGGACCGCTCCTGGCCGAGATGCAGGTCCTCGCCCGGCAGCACCCGGGGGCGACATGGTGA
- the paaB gene encoding 1,2-phenylacetyl-CoA epoxidase subunit PaaB, whose amino-acid sequence MATPGAAPAEQWPLWEVFVRAKRGLSHVHVGSLHAPDADLAVRNARDLYTRRNEGVSIWVVPADAVTTSDPDAKGAFFESPAGKNYRHAAYYTASAGVPHL is encoded by the coding sequence ATGGCGACGCCCGGAGCCGCGCCGGCCGAGCAGTGGCCACTGTGGGAGGTGTTCGTCCGCGCCAAGCGCGGGCTGAGCCACGTGCACGTCGGCTCGCTCCACGCCCCGGACGCGGACCTGGCCGTCCGCAACGCCCGCGACCTCTACACGCGCCGCAACGAGGGCGTCTCCATCTGGGTCGTGCCCGCCGACGCGGTCACCACGAGCGACCCGGACGCGAAGGGGGCCTTCTTCGAGAGTCCCGCGGGGAAGAACTACCGTCACGCCGCTTACTACACCGCTTCCGCGGGGGTGCCCCACCTATGA
- the paaA gene encoding 1,2-phenylacetyl-CoA epoxidase subunit PaaA — protein MTADTVTAGTVTADAEQQAHFDDLIAADSRVEPRDWMPEAYRKTLIRQISQHAHSEIIGMQPEGNWITRAPSLKRKAILLAKVQDEAGHGLYLYSAAQTLGITRDEMTHQLIDGKAKYSSIFNYPTPTWADMGAIGWLVDGAAICNQVPLCRASYGPYGRAMVRICKEESFHQRQGFEILLTLMQGTDAQRAMAQDAVDRWYWPSLMMFGPPDDASPNSARSTAWKIKRFSNDELRQRFLGMLVPQAEALGVTLPDPELHWDEGAQRWRMTEIDWSEFHEILAGRGPMNAVRLQNRRDAHEDGAWVREAAAEYARKQAATAENREAA, from the coding sequence ATGACCGCAGACACCGTGACCGCAGGCACCGTGACCGCAGACGCGGAGCAGCAGGCGCACTTCGACGACCTCATCGCCGCGGACTCCCGTGTCGAGCCGCGGGACTGGATGCCGGAGGCCTACCGGAAGACGCTGATCCGGCAGATCTCCCAGCACGCGCACTCCGAGATCATCGGTATGCAGCCCGAGGGGAACTGGATCACCCGCGCGCCGAGCCTCAAGCGCAAAGCCATCCTCCTGGCGAAGGTGCAGGACGAGGCGGGACACGGGCTCTACCTCTACTCCGCCGCGCAGACGCTGGGGATCACCCGGGACGAGATGACGCACCAGCTCATCGACGGCAAGGCGAAGTACTCCTCGATCTTCAACTACCCCACCCCGACGTGGGCGGACATGGGGGCGATCGGCTGGCTGGTGGACGGCGCGGCGATCTGCAACCAGGTGCCGCTGTGCCGTGCGTCGTACGGTCCTTACGGGCGCGCCATGGTCCGCATCTGCAAGGAGGAGTCGTTCCACCAGCGGCAGGGTTTCGAGATCCTGTTGACCCTCATGCAGGGCACCGACGCACAGCGCGCGATGGCGCAGGATGCCGTCGACCGCTGGTACTGGCCGAGCCTCATGATGTTCGGACCGCCCGATGACGCATCGCCCAACTCCGCCCGGTCCACGGCGTGGAAGATCAAGCGCTTCTCCAACGACGAGCTGCGTCAGCGTTTCCTGGGGATGCTCGTCCCGCAGGCGGAGGCCCTCGGCGTCACTCTGCCGGACCCCGAATTGCACTGGGACGAGGGCGCCCAGCGCTGGCGGATGACCGAGATCGACTGGTCGGAATTCCACGAGATCCTCGCCGGGCGGGGACCGATGAACGCGGTGCGCCTGCAGAACCGCCGCGACGCGCACGAGGACGGGGCCTGGGTGCGAGAGGCCGCGGCGGAGTACGCCCGCAAGCAGGCGGCGACCGCCGAGAACCGAGAGGCGGCGTAG
- the paaK gene encoding phenylacetate--CoA ligase PaaK: MSITARTMSRRELESLQLERLRWTVRHAYENVPLYRRKLGEAGVRPDDIRTLADVRRLPFTTKEDLRQTYPFGMFAVPMADVRRIHASSGTTGLPTVVGYTAGDLDRWAELIARSLDAAGIRPGMKVHNAYGYGLFTGGLGAHGGIERLGATVIPVSGGQTARQVQLIRDFEPDAILCTPSYLLTIADALEDAGIDPRTTSLTVAVLGAEPWTNRMRAEIERRMHIDAVDIYGLSEVMGPGVASESVTTKDGPHVWEDHFLPEIVDTATGEPVPDGEFGELVFTSLTKEAFPVLRYRTRDLTRLLPGTAYPAMRRIEKITGRNDDMIILRGVNLFPTQIEELVMGIETLTSHFILELTRHGHLDAMTVRIERPPGLDRDTCLAAAEVLAQRIKVHIGTSVDVQVEEPGTLPRSEGKYRRVYDRR; the protein is encoded by the coding sequence ATGTCGATCACCGCCCGGACCATGAGCCGCCGGGAGCTGGAGTCGCTCCAGCTCGAGCGCCTCCGGTGGACGGTCCGGCACGCGTACGAGAACGTCCCCCTGTACCGCCGGAAGCTCGGCGAGGCCGGTGTGCGCCCGGACGACATCCGCACGCTGGCGGACGTGCGCCGGCTCCCGTTCACCACCAAGGAGGACCTGCGGCAGACGTACCCGTTCGGGATGTTCGCCGTGCCCATGGCGGACGTGCGCCGCATCCACGCGTCGTCGGGTACCACCGGGCTGCCGACGGTCGTCGGCTACACCGCGGGCGATCTCGATCGCTGGGCCGAGCTGATCGCCCGTTCGCTGGACGCCGCGGGCATCCGGCCGGGGATGAAGGTGCACAACGCCTACGGCTACGGGCTGTTCACCGGCGGGCTCGGGGCGCACGGGGGGATCGAGCGGCTCGGCGCCACCGTGATCCCGGTCTCCGGCGGACAGACCGCCCGCCAGGTGCAGCTCATCCGCGACTTCGAACCGGATGCGATCCTGTGCACCCCGAGCTATCTGCTGACGATCGCCGACGCCCTGGAGGACGCCGGGATCGACCCGCGGACGACGTCCCTCACGGTCGCGGTGCTGGGAGCGGAGCCGTGGACCAACCGGATGCGGGCGGAGATCGAGCGCCGCATGCACATCGACGCGGTCGACATCTACGGGCTCAGTGAGGTGATGGGGCCGGGCGTGGCCAGCGAGAGCGTGACCACGAAGGACGGCCCGCACGTCTGGGAGGACCACTTCCTGCCCGAGATCGTCGACACCGCGACGGGGGAGCCCGTCCCGGACGGCGAGTTCGGCGAGCTCGTGTTCACCTCGCTGACCAAGGAGGCGTTCCCGGTGCTGCGCTACCGGACGCGTGATCTCACCCGGCTCCTCCCGGGCACCGCCTACCCCGCCATGCGGCGCATCGAGAAGATCACCGGCCGCAACGACGACATGATCATCCTCCGCGGGGTGAACCTCTTCCCCACCCAGATCGAGGAGCTGGTGATGGGTATCGAGACGCTCACCTCCCACTTCATCCTCGAACTCACCCGGCACGGGCACCTCGATGCGATGACCGTGCGCATCGAGCGTCCGCCCGGCCTCGACCGGGACACCTGCCTCGCCGCGGCGGAGGTGCTCGCCCAGCGGATCAAGGTCCACATCGGCACCTCCGTCGACGTGCAGGTGGAGGAGCCGGGCACGCTGCCGCGCAGCGAGGGCAAGTACCGGCGCGTCTACGACCGGCGCTGA
- the paaI gene encoding hydroxyphenylacetyl-CoA thioesterase PaaI: MALRPMMQADRASAALGMVVERDEPGLAVVAMPVREDMTNGFAITHGGLVFALADTAFAIACNEDERITVAAGADITFLKSTRAGQVLTATAVRRAVRGRTGIYDVSVTDETGDAVAEFRGRSLTTDRNA, encoded by the coding sequence GTGGCACTGCGTCCGATGATGCAGGCGGACCGCGCCTCGGCGGCGCTCGGGATGGTGGTGGAGCGGGACGAGCCGGGGCTGGCGGTCGTCGCCATGCCCGTCCGGGAGGACATGACCAACGGGTTCGCGATCACCCACGGCGGGCTGGTGTTCGCCCTGGCCGACACCGCGTTCGCGATCGCGTGCAACGAGGACGAGCGGATCACGGTCGCCGCGGGTGCGGACATCACCTTCCTCAAGTCCACGCGCGCCGGCCAGGTCCTCACCGCCACCGCCGTGCGCCGCGCCGTCCGTGGCCGTACCGGGATCTACGACGTCTCGGTCACCGACGAGACCGGCGATGCGGTGGCCGAGTTCCGCGGCCGCTCGCTGACGACCGACCGGAACGCCTGA
- the paaZ gene encoding phenylacetic acid degradation bifunctional protein PaaZ, whose protein sequence is MNDILPSYLRDAWWTPGDAVDATTVHDAATGAVVARVSARGADLAGALEHARTVGQRSLGALTFHQRAMLLKRFALVLTERKDELYELSKHAGSTVRDSLSDVDGGIGVLFAYSSRGRRELPNATVYLDGPVESLSKDGSFLGRHVYTRLPGVAVQINAFNFPMWGALEKFAPAFLAGVPSVVKPATPTAYVAEAWVRILVESGLLPDGVLQLVSGSVPHLFDHLGLGDIVGFTGSASTADGLRRNEGVQSGRVRFTNETDSINASVLGQDAVQGTPEFDAYVRQLMAELTAKAGQKCTAIRRAIVPAEAVDDVVAALRAAIEERVVIGDPHVDSVTMGPVVSRAQRDEVLRQVEVLLDAGGELLIGSTDAPDVVRADGTVGPAPEGAFLSPMLIGFPDPATPAAHRIEAFGPVASILPYRTVAEAADLVARGGGSLVTSVATHDDGFAQEMLGRIGAYNGRVLFLSREDARSSTGHGSPVPHLVHGGPGRAGGGEELGGIRAVLHHMQRTAVQGSPETLTALTGVWHAGAATSVGRHPFRKSLAELRLGDRVSSRSRTVTLDDIETFAQFTGDTFYAHMDEESAAANPFFPGRVAHGYLLVSWAAGLFVDPDPGPVLANYGLEDLRFVTPVSPGDEIRVELTAKQITPRETDDYGEVRWDAVIRNQEDALVASYDVLTLVAKEA, encoded by the coding sequence ATGAACGACATCCTGCCCAGCTACCTGCGCGACGCCTGGTGGACCCCGGGGGACGCCGTCGACGCGACGACCGTGCACGACGCCGCGACCGGGGCGGTCGTGGCGCGGGTCAGCGCCCGGGGCGCCGACCTCGCCGGGGCGCTCGAACACGCCCGCACCGTGGGGCAGCGCAGTCTCGGCGCGCTCACCTTCCACCAGCGCGCGATGCTGCTGAAACGGTTCGCCCTCGTGCTGACCGAGCGCAAGGATGAACTGTACGAGCTGTCCAAGCACGCCGGATCCACCGTCCGCGACTCGCTCAGCGACGTCGACGGCGGTATCGGCGTCCTCTTCGCCTACTCGTCGCGGGGGCGGCGCGAGCTGCCCAACGCGACGGTCTACCTGGATGGGCCGGTCGAATCGCTCTCCAAGGACGGTTCGTTCCTCGGCCGGCACGTGTACACGCGCCTGCCGGGTGTCGCCGTGCAGATCAACGCGTTCAACTTCCCCATGTGGGGGGCGCTGGAGAAGTTCGCCCCCGCCTTCCTCGCCGGGGTCCCCTCGGTCGTGAAGCCGGCGACGCCCACGGCGTACGTCGCCGAAGCGTGGGTGCGCATCCTGGTGGAATCGGGCCTCCTCCCCGACGGGGTGCTGCAGCTGGTCAGCGGGAGCGTCCCCCACCTGTTCGACCACCTCGGCCTGGGGGACATCGTGGGCTTCACCGGCAGCGCCTCGACCGCGGACGGACTGCGCCGGAACGAGGGCGTGCAGTCCGGCCGGGTGCGGTTCACGAACGAGACGGACTCGATCAACGCGTCCGTGCTGGGGCAGGACGCGGTCCAAGGGACCCCGGAGTTCGATGCGTACGTCCGTCAGCTCATGGCGGAGCTCACCGCCAAGGCGGGGCAGAAGTGCACGGCGATCCGCCGCGCGATCGTGCCGGCGGAAGCGGTGGACGATGTCGTGGCGGCGCTGCGGGCGGCGATCGAGGAGCGCGTCGTGATCGGGGACCCGCACGTCGACTCGGTCACGATGGGCCCCGTCGTCTCCCGGGCGCAGCGGGACGAGGTGCTGCGGCAGGTGGAGGTGCTCCTGGATGCGGGCGGCGAGCTGCTCATCGGGTCCACCGATGCCCCGGATGTCGTCCGCGCCGACGGCACCGTGGGCCCCGCGCCGGAGGGGGCCTTCCTGAGTCCCATGCTGATCGGGTTCCCGGATCCCGCCACGCCCGCCGCGCACCGGATCGAGGCGTTCGGACCGGTGGCCTCGATCCTGCCCTACCGGACGGTGGCGGAGGCGGCGGATCTCGTGGCGCGCGGGGGCGGATCGCTCGTCACGAGCGTCGCGACGCACGACGACGGCTTCGCGCAGGAGATGCTCGGCCGGATCGGCGCGTACAACGGCCGGGTGCTCTTCCTCAGCCGGGAGGATGCGCGCAGTTCCACCGGTCACGGCTCGCCGGTGCCGCACCTCGTGCACGGCGGACCGGGACGGGCAGGCGGGGGCGAGGAGCTCGGCGGCATCCGCGCGGTGCTCCATCACATGCAGCGCACCGCCGTGCAGGGCTCGCCGGAGACCCTCACCGCCCTCACCGGCGTGTGGCACGCGGGTGCCGCCACCTCGGTCGGGCGCCATCCCTTCCGCAAATCGCTCGCCGAGCTCCGGCTCGGCGACCGGGTGTCGTCGCGTTCGCGCACGGTGACGCTCGACGACATCGAGACGTTCGCGCAGTTCACCGGCGACACGTTCTATGCGCACATGGATGAGGAGTCCGCCGCGGCCAACCCCTTCTTCCCGGGGCGGGTCGCGCACGGATACCTCCTGGTGTCCTGGGCGGCGGGCCTGTTCGTCGATCCGGATCCGGGGCCGGTGCTCGCCAACTACGGGCTCGAGGACCTGCGCTTCGTCACGCCGGTTTCGCCGGGCGATGAGATCCGGGTGGAGCTCACCGCCAAGCAGATCACGCCGCGGGAGACGGACGACTACGGCGAGGTGCGCTGGGATGCGGTGATCCGCAACCAGGAGGACGCCCTGGTCGCCTCCTACGACGTGCTGACGCTCGTCGCGAAGGAGGCGTGA
- a CDS encoding 3-hydroxyacyl-CoA dehydrogenase family protein, producing MTATAPARVGVLGGGRMGAGIAHAFVLAGSRVVVVERDGAAAGEATRRIHESLHGSVRRGTTARTPEDLVAAVDVGTDPAVFAGAGLVIEAVPEDRALKLAALRRVEAVMSADAVLASNTSSIPIDELARGLRRPRRLLGLHFFNPVPVSALVEVVLGTATDPDVGAAATEWVAALGKRAVVVRDSPGFASSRLGVALALEAIRMLEEGVASAADIDAAMELGYRHPVGPLRTTDLVGLDVRLGIAEELRATLGERFAPPGLLRDLVAAGHLGRKSGRGFYEWSDG from the coding sequence ATGACGGCGACCGCTCCCGCACGGGTCGGGGTGCTCGGCGGCGGGCGGATGGGAGCGGGGATCGCGCACGCCTTCGTGCTCGCCGGGTCCCGGGTCGTCGTGGTCGAGCGCGACGGTGCCGCGGCGGGGGAGGCGACGCGCCGCATCCACGAGAGCCTGCACGGCTCCGTGCGGCGCGGCACCACCGCGCGGACGCCCGAGGACCTGGTGGCGGCTGTGGACGTCGGGACCGACCCCGCCGTGTTCGCCGGCGCCGGGCTCGTGATCGAGGCCGTCCCGGAGGACCGCGCGCTGAAGCTCGCCGCCCTCCGCCGCGTCGAGGCCGTCATGTCCGCGGATGCGGTGCTGGCCTCCAACACCTCGTCGATCCCCATCGACGAACTCGCCCGTGGGCTCCGCCGTCCCCGGCGCCTGCTCGGGCTGCACTTCTTCAACCCCGTCCCCGTCTCGGCCCTCGTCGAGGTCGTGCTCGGCACCGCGACCGATCCGGACGTGGGTGCGGCGGCGACGGAATGGGTGGCCGCCCTCGGCAAGCGGGCGGTGGTCGTGCGCGATTCCCCCGGCTTCGCCTCCAGCCGGCTCGGTGTCGCGCTCGCCCTGGAGGCCATCCGCATGCTCGAGGAGGGCGTGGCGAGCGCCGCGGACATCGACGCCGCCATGGAGCTCGGCTACCGCCATCCGGTCGGCCCGCTGCGCACCACCGACCTGGTCGGGCTCGACGTCCGGCTGGGGATCGCGGAGGAGCTCAGGGCGACCCTGGGGGAGCGGTTCGCGCCGCCCGGTCTGCTCCGCGACCTGGTCGCGGCGGGACATCTGGGCCGGAAATCCGGCCGCGGTTTCTACGAATGGAGTGACGGATGA
- a CDS encoding enoyl-CoA hydratase/isomerase family protein produces MADSVRVERDEDRVVATLDRPDVRNAIDREMIDRLHLLCAELEAVPRVLILTGAGGVFASGADIAQLRERGAADARAGINTHAFRRIRDLPMPVIAAIDGYALGGGAELAYAADIRLGAPSARIGNPETGLGILAAAGATWRLPEIVGPARAAEMLLTGRVLDADEAYAWGLLNAVHPADALLAAAHALTDRIVANDALATRYTKRALLSPDAAHPAVELDLQAELFERPEKHRRMTAFLERRKR; encoded by the coding sequence ATGGCCGACTCCGTCCGCGTGGAGCGGGATGAGGACCGTGTCGTGGCGACGCTGGACCGGCCCGATGTCCGCAACGCCATCGACCGGGAGATGATCGATCGGCTGCACCTCCTCTGCGCCGAGCTCGAGGCCGTTCCCCGGGTCCTGATCCTCACCGGAGCCGGCGGGGTGTTCGCGTCCGGCGCCGACATCGCCCAGCTCCGCGAGCGCGGGGCGGCTGATGCCAGGGCCGGGATCAACACGCACGCCTTCCGCCGCATCCGGGACCTGCCGATGCCCGTCATCGCCGCGATCGACGGCTACGCGCTCGGCGGCGGCGCGGAACTCGCCTATGCCGCCGACATCCGTCTGGGCGCCCCGTCCGCTCGGATCGGAAACCCCGAGACGGGGCTCGGCATCCTCGCGGCCGCCGGTGCGACCTGGCGCCTCCCCGAGATCGTGGGACCGGCGCGTGCTGCCGAGATGCTGCTCACCGGCCGCGTCCTGGACGCCGACGAGGCATACGCGTGGGGCCTGCTCAACGCGGTGCATCCGGCGGATGCCCTCCTGGCGGCGGCGCACGCGCTGACCGACCGGATCGTGGCCAACGACGCGCTCGCCACGCGGTACACCAAGCGTGCGCTGCTCTCCCCGGACGCCGCCCATCCCGCCGTCGAGCTCGACCTGCAGGCCGAGCTGTTCGAGCGCCCGGAGAAGCATCGGCGCATGACCGCGTTCCTCGAACGGAGGAAGCGATGA
- a CDS encoding PaaI family thioesterase, translated as MSDTRWRIVPGDLDRKLGITVLDESPDRVVATMPVAGNTQSLGRLHGGASAALAEAIGSWAAMIHASTMGRVCVGVDLNITHHRGARAGLVTGTATALHRGRRMATYDIRIEDEEGALLATGRISNLLVDPDGPVG; from the coding sequence ATGAGCGACACCCGATGGCGGATCGTCCCCGGCGACCTGGACCGGAAGCTCGGGATCACCGTGCTCGACGAGTCCCCCGACCGGGTCGTGGCGACCATGCCCGTGGCCGGGAACACGCAATCCCTCGGCCGCCTGCACGGCGGCGCGAGCGCCGCACTGGCCGAGGCGATCGGATCATGGGCCGCCATGATCCATGCGAGCACGATGGGCAGGGTGTGCGTGGGCGTCGACCTGAACATCACCCACCATCGCGGCGCCCGCGCAGGCCTCGTCACCGGAACGGCGACCGCGTTGCATCGCGGGCGGCGCATGGCGACCTACGACATCCGCATCGAGGACGAGGAGGGCGCCCTCCTCGCGACCGGACGCATCAGCAACCTCCTGGTCGACCCGGATGGGCCAGTGGGGTGA